In one window of Gossypium hirsutum isolate 1008001.06 chromosome A01, Gossypium_hirsutum_v2.1, whole genome shotgun sequence DNA:
- the LOC107916934 gene encoding uncharacterized protein: MNPNSTMFDPRTYPYMRFRLSSVSIQVLQMQSCTGKRPWRLCVGTTRGSPILLLLSCIPEISGLGSMGLPRMATREGYCCSAGQSTGVFRLGLFRARLLVSNLGPKIL, encoded by the exons atgaacccGAATTCAACAATGTTCGACCCTCGCACGTATCCATATATGAGGTTTAGGCTTTCATCAGTGTCAATTCAG GTTCTACAGATGCAAAGCTGTACGGGGAAAAGGCCGTGGAGGCTGTGCGTGGGAACCACTCGTGGGAGCCCCATTCTGCTGCTACTCTCGTGTATTCCAGAAATTTCTGGCCTGGGCTCTATGGGTTTACCTCGAATGGCTACGAGGGAGGGCTACTGCTGCAGCGCTGGTCAGTCAACTGGGGTTTTTAGATTGGGCCTTTTCCGGGCTAGGCTTTTAGTCTCAAATTTGGGGCCCAAAATTTTGTAA